One window of the Megalops cyprinoides isolate fMegCyp1 chromosome 2, fMegCyp1.pri, whole genome shotgun sequence genome contains the following:
- the mrpl55 gene encoding 39S ribosomal protein L55, mitochondrial: protein MASLKIWASKSCIYGFLHQHVMQRCLPAASAFHSSACQHNSNRTSIVRCGRQKYGRMYPVLLVRPDGSTINIRYNEPRRILTMPVDITMLSEEERKARLRKRDPKRTVTRVKDEFEDDFKVDDYSKFWKK from the exons ATGGCTTCACTCAAAATATGGGCATCAAAGAGTTGCATTTACGG ATTTCTTCACCAACACGTCATGCAAAGGTGTTTGCCGGCAGCGTCTGCGTTTCACTCATCAGCGTGTCAGCACAACTCGAATAGGACATCGATAGTGCGCTGTGGCAGACAGAAATATGGGAGAATGTATCCAGTTTTACTCGTGCGTCCCGACGGCTCCACCATTAACATCAGGTACAACGAGCCCAGGAGGATACTTACG ATGCCAGTTGACATCACTATGCTCtcagaggaagaaaggaaagctAGGTTACGGAAACGGGATCCGAAAAGGACAGTCACCAGGGTAAAGGATGAGTTCGAGGACGATTTCAAAGTTGACGATTACAGCAAGTTCTGGAAAAAGTGA